The following proteins are encoded in a genomic region of Sulfurimonas sp. HSL3-7:
- a CDS encoding CidA/LrgA family protein has protein sequence MKKQPESGWMMLLTIVKELAIILAIYALAEALSHLLDTRFPGSVIGMLLLLAALHLKWIKVDDIRYVSSFLLGYMPLFFIPAGVGVMASYTLMEGFYLPVIVLTLVSTVIVMAVTGRLVQRLVQREKA, from the coding sequence ATGAAAAAACAGCCTGAGTCGGGTTGGATGATGCTGCTGACGATCGTTAAAGAGCTTGCGATCATTTTAGCCATTTACGCTTTGGCAGAAGCGCTGTCACACCTCCTTGATACCAGATTTCCCGGCAGCGTCATCGGCATGCTGCTGCTTCTGGCGGCGCTTCATCTCAAATGGATCAAGGTCGACGACATCCGCTACGTCTCCTCTTTTCTGTTGGGCTATATGCCGCTCTTCTTTATCCCGGCCGGGGTCGGCGTGATGGCGAGCTACACCCTGATGGAGGGCTTTTATCTCCCCGTTATCGTGCTGACGCTCGTCTCCACGGTGATCGTCATGGCCGTGACGGGGCGTCTGGTACAACGCCTGGTACAGAGGGAGAAAGCATGA
- a CDS encoding fumarylacetoacetate hydrolase family protein, whose product MHTVRCGNEEMTPSKVVCIGRNYVEHIEELGNEVPSSMVVFNKPNSAVSATLHYISADCRFEGEICFLIKAGQFYGVGFGLDLTKADIQNHLKSKGLPWERAKGFDKSAVLSDFVVLDAPLKTLRMTLHINGTLTQFADYGLMIYKPETMLEEIKSFMRLEDGDVIMSGTPKGVAAYNRGDCFVGRVYSGGRLLVEKEWRVE is encoded by the coding sequence ATGCATACGGTCCGCTGCGGTAATGAAGAGATGACACCCTCCAAGGTGGTCTGCATCGGCAGGAACTACGTCGAGCATATCGAGGAGCTGGGCAACGAAGTCCCATCCTCCATGGTGGTCTTCAACAAGCCCAACTCGGCTGTCAGCGCGACGCTGCACTATATCAGCGCGGATTGCCGTTTCGAAGGGGAGATCTGTTTTCTCATAAAAGCAGGGCAGTTCTACGGGGTCGGCTTCGGCCTCGACCTGACCAAAGCCGATATACAGAACCACCTTAAGTCCAAAGGGCTGCCGTGGGAGAGGGCGAAGGGGTTTGACAAATCGGCGGTGCTCAGCGACTTCGTCGTGCTCGATGCACCCCTAAAGACCCTTCGGATGACCCTGCATATCAACGGCACACTGACCCAGTTCGCCGACTACGGCCTCATGATCTACAAGCCCGAGACCATGCTTGAAGAGATAAAGAGCTTCATGCGTCTCGAAGACGGCGATGTCATCATGAGCGGCACGCCGAAAGGGGTCGCTGCCTACAACAGAGGCGACTGCTTTGTCGGGCGGGTCTATTCGGGCGGGAGGCTGCTTGTCGAAAAAGAGTGGAGAGTAGAGTAG
- a CDS encoding GGDEF domain-containing protein, which translates to MSLHRFHIFFVLTALTGILLLSFSINHLLQKNIDANVENGIKNASIEISEQMHNNLERIQQKFSLYEKATLRNAQELADYVAFYPDDENLTNFAGFINTSDVDGYYEAYIINEEKVVEKSTNPFFIGFDFKTFPYYVQVLEQLKAGKKGSHISAITIENSTMELRKYYFKRGAGNYWVAIGHVIPIESYAKKNLASLYKIYPALKKLDVFIVTPEYVQQVNKAFSQGINAGQMIGRDVQAASMIFEDLGLPNCSDYPGCQTIFSAFQNDSIIYLHEDAPNLQTVYALAYNAIRTGSEDFLLIAKMRFDPKPFLDQYRQLKSLLYFFIVFILTSTILSFMLIYRAVIKKIIDITRQMQKDEPIVVRGHLFNEFKYFIQRYNSVLLRWKEELHRLNEISMQDELTKCYNRRYFNRKMNQQIELYQRYGHTFSMMMFDIDDFKRINDIYGHSVGDYVLSAIASDVKTQIRTSDILCRIGGEEFAVILPEIGLESAAIVAEKVRAAIEQQNYIDREKVTVSVGVGSFTEGDDFNSFYRAVDSLLYDSKENGKNRVHLRA; encoded by the coding sequence ATGTCATTACACAGGTTCCATATCTTTTTTGTCCTTACAGCGCTTACCGGTATCCTTCTGCTATCTTTTTCTATTAATCACCTGCTTCAAAAAAACATTGACGCCAATGTTGAAAACGGCATCAAAAATGCCTCTATTGAGATCAGCGAACAGATGCATAACAATCTCGAAAGGATTCAACAGAAGTTTTCGCTGTATGAAAAAGCTACGCTGAGAAATGCGCAGGAACTTGCCGATTATGTGGCATTTTATCCGGATGACGAGAATCTCACAAACTTTGCCGGATTCATTAACACCAGTGACGTTGACGGCTATTATGAGGCCTATATCATCAATGAGGAGAAGGTGGTTGAAAAAAGCACCAACCCTTTTTTTATCGGTTTCGATTTTAAGACATTTCCGTATTATGTACAGGTGTTAGAGCAATTAAAAGCGGGGAAGAAAGGCTCACATATATCTGCGATAACCATCGAAAACAGCACTATGGAACTGCGCAAATACTATTTTAAAAGAGGTGCAGGCAACTACTGGGTCGCAATAGGGCATGTCATTCCGATTGAGAGCTATGCCAAAAAGAACCTTGCCAGCTTGTACAAGATCTACCCCGCGCTTAAGAAACTCGATGTGTTTATCGTCACACCCGAATATGTGCAGCAGGTCAACAAAGCGTTTTCGCAGGGGATAAACGCGGGTCAGATGATAGGGCGCGACGTTCAGGCGGCATCAATGATATTTGAGGATCTCGGGCTTCCGAATTGTTCGGACTACCCAGGCTGCCAGACCATTTTCTCTGCGTTCCAAAACGACAGTATCATCTATTTGCATGAAGATGCGCCGAATCTTCAAACGGTTTATGCCCTTGCCTATAACGCGATAAGAACGGGTTCGGAGGATTTTTTGTTGATCGCCAAGATGCGGTTTGATCCCAAACCGTTTCTGGATCAATACAGGCAGCTGAAAAGCCTGCTTTATTTTTTCATCGTATTCATCCTGACCTCGACGATATTGAGTTTCATGTTGATATACCGAGCAGTCATCAAAAAGATCATCGACATTACGCGGCAGATGCAAAAAGACGAACCTATTGTCGTCAGAGGACATCTTTTCAACGAGTTCAAATACTTTATTCAGCGCTACAACAGTGTTCTGCTTCGCTGGAAAGAGGAGCTGCATCGTCTCAATGAGATCTCAATGCAGGATGAGTTGACGAAGTGTTACAACCGGCGTTATTTCAATCGGAAGATGAACCAGCAGATCGAACTCTACCAGCGTTACGGGCATACCTTCTCGATGATGATGTTCGATATTGATGATTTCAAGAGGATCAACGATATCTACGGTCACAGCGTCGGCGATTACGTCTTAAGTGCGATAGCGAGCGACGTCAAGACACAGATACGTACCAGTGATATACTGTGCCGTATCGGCGGTGAAGAGTTTGCCGTGATCTTGCCGGAGATCGGTCTGGAAAGTGCTGCCATTGTTGCGGAGAAGGTCCGTGCGGCCATAGAGCAACAGAACTATATAGACCGTGAGAAGGTTACGGTCAGTGTCGGCGTGGGAAGTTTTACCGAAGGGGATGACTTCAACTCCTTTTACAGAGCGGTCGATTCGCTGCTTTATGACTCAAAAGAGAACGGGAAAAATCGCGTTCATCTACGCGCTTAG
- a CDS encoding ABC transporter ATP-binding protein produces MIKLENVQKYFYRGEPREVHALRDINLTIEKGEYTLFNGPSGCGKTTLLNAIGALDDVDSGTIYLDNRDITLLDEKERTTLRLNEMGFVFQAYNLVPVLTVSENISFIMKLRGFSEKEINERVLEVASMLEIDNKLGALPNTLSGGQQQRVAVARAVAAKPKIILADEPTANLDSKNSTALMEMMRSLNEKEGVTIIFASHDEYVVESVRRIVKMNDGAIVDS; encoded by the coding sequence ATGATAAAACTGGAGAATGTGCAGAAATATTTCTACCGGGGCGAACCCCGGGAGGTCCATGCGCTCAGAGACATAAACCTGACCATCGAAAAGGGTGAGTACACCCTCTTCAACGGCCCCTCCGGGTGCGGAAAAACGACGCTTCTCAACGCCATCGGTGCGCTCGACGATGTCGACAGCGGCACGATCTACCTCGACAACAGGGATATTACGCTCCTTGATGAGAAGGAGCGGACGACGCTGCGGCTCAACGAGATGGGCTTTGTCTTTCAGGCCTACAATCTTGTGCCGGTACTGACCGTAAGCGAGAACATCAGTTTCATCATGAAGCTGCGGGGGTTCAGTGAAAAAGAGATCAATGAAAGGGTGCTGGAAGTCGCCTCGATGCTGGAGATAGACAACAAGCTGGGCGCGCTACCCAATACCCTCAGCGGCGGCCAGCAGCAGCGCGTTGCCGTGGCCCGTGCGGTAGCGGCCAAACCCAAGATCATTCTGGCTGACGAGCCGACAGCAAACCTGGACTCCAAAAACTCAACGGCGTTGATGGAGATGATGCGGTCGCTAAACGAGAAAGAGGGGGTGACGATCATCTTTGCCTCGCATGATGAGTATGTCGTCGAAAGTGTAAGGCGTATTGTGAAGATGAATGATGGGGCTATCGTTGACAGTTAA
- a CDS encoding DNA repair exonuclease, with protein sequence MKIIHFSDTHLGFSDLDVVNEAGINQREADFYKAFSDVIDAIVETRPDYVMHTGDLFHRASPSNRAITFALTQLKRLEEAKIPFIIIAGNHSTPRTSTSSPILQALRTLDNIHPVFEQHYEKVEFDDVIFHALPHVNDERIIPDELEQVEASIDAGRKNILMMHCSVGAHYLMHEFGEWVFPKEKEYLFEKMDYVALGHWHGFGAVGKHKNVFYSGSTERTSSSDKREEKGYVLLDFENGPSVELNTINLRRTRSFTIDTEHYEEAVAGLDLSGIEDALVEVVLTNLTTATSIDITNKEIAAIFGTALHVKVKREFKAAEGSASPDDIESVSLESCFVSHIVESVESREEQERLAGKAKALFARYEESDDDAL encoded by the coding sequence TTGAAAATAATCCATTTTTCCGACACCCACCTCGGCTTCAGCGACCTGGATGTCGTGAATGAAGCCGGTATCAACCAACGTGAAGCGGACTTTTACAAGGCCTTCAGTGATGTCATTGATGCCATTGTAGAGACCCGACCCGACTATGTGATGCATACGGGTGACCTGTTTCACAGAGCCAGCCCTTCAAACAGAGCGATCACCTTTGCCCTGACGCAGCTCAAACGCCTTGAAGAGGCCAAAATTCCTTTTATCATCATTGCCGGAAACCACTCTACACCGCGCACCTCCACCTCTTCACCGATCCTGCAGGCGCTGCGAACGCTTGACAACATCCATCCCGTTTTTGAACAGCACTACGAGAAGGTGGAATTCGACGATGTCATCTTTCATGCACTGCCGCATGTCAATGACGAGCGGATAATCCCGGACGAGCTGGAACAGGTCGAGGCCAGCATCGATGCGGGCAGGAAGAACATCCTGATGATGCACTGTTCGGTCGGCGCGCACTACCTTATGCATGAGTTCGGCGAGTGGGTCTTTCCCAAAGAGAAAGAGTATCTTTTCGAAAAGATGGATTATGTCGCACTGGGGCACTGGCACGGTTTCGGCGCCGTCGGCAAACATAAAAATGTCTTTTACAGCGGTTCGACAGAGCGGACAAGCAGCAGTGACAAGCGGGAAGAGAAGGGGTATGTACTGCTCGATTTCGAGAACGGACCCTCTGTTGAACTCAACACCATCAACCTGCGCAGGACGCGCAGTTTTACGATCGACACCGAACATTACGAAGAGGCGGTAGCAGGCCTGGACCTGAGCGGGATAGAAGATGCCCTGGTCGAGGTGGTGCTGACAAACCTTACCACTGCCACCTCTATAGACATTACCAACAAAGAGATCGCTGCGATCTTTGGCACGGCGCTTCATGTCAAGGTGAAACGGGAGTTTAAAGCGGCGGAGGGCAGTGCAAGCCCTGATGATATCGAGTCCGTCTCTCTGGAGTCCTGTTTTGTCTCGCACATTGTCGAGAGTGTCGAGAGCAGAGAGGAGCAGGAGAGATTGGCGGGCAAGGCCAAAGCACTTTTTGCACGTTACGAGGAGAGTGATGATGACGCTCTCTAG
- a CDS encoding AraC family transcriptional regulator, with amino-acid sequence MKTETRQHHAQIVNDALYYIYKHIDSPITLELLAEQNDTSIYHFHRIFREQTGRNFYDTLQSIRLQKAANLLLANRDAKVSQIAQQCGYSTHSAFIRAFSQRYGVTPTRWRKGYYREFSKKNIRLSDNTPRITSDFSGLKPTVLKMPAMRVAYMRHRGYNRSIGEVWQRLYAFAIEHGIEDAVQIGIHHDNPSITPLNECAYVAAIKIDGDFEVSGSVSSFTIPSSLCARFSVQGRYGEVPNLIRHIYHTWLPGSGYEAKTLPPYVIYHKNHFLSSDERFDLDFYLPVTVV; translated from the coding sequence ATGAAAACAGAGACCCGCCAGCACCATGCCCAGATCGTCAATGATGCGCTCTACTACATCTACAAACATATCGATTCGCCCATCACCCTGGAACTGCTGGCGGAGCAGAACGACACGAGCATCTACCATTTCCACCGCATCTTCCGGGAGCAGACGGGACGCAACTTCTACGACACCCTCCAGTCGATCCGCCTGCAGAAAGCGGCCAACCTTCTTCTCGCCAACCGTGACGCGAAGGTCTCTCAGATCGCGCAGCAGTGCGGCTACAGCACGCACTCTGCCTTTATCCGTGCATTCTCCCAGCGCTACGGTGTCACGCCGACACGGTGGCGGAAGGGGTATTACCGGGAGTTTTCCAAAAAGAACATCCGCCTATCCGACAACACGCCGCGGATCACCTCGGACTTTTCAGGCCTTAAGCCGACGGTCCTCAAGATGCCGGCGATGCGTGTTGCCTACATGCGCCACCGCGGCTACAACCGTTCCATCGGTGAAGTGTGGCAGCGTCTCTACGCCTTTGCGATCGAACACGGCATTGAGGATGCGGTGCAGATCGGTATCCATCACGACAACCCCTCCATCACACCGCTGAACGAGTGTGCCTATGTCGCCGCGATAAAGATCGATGGCGATTTCGAAGTCTCGGGCTCCGTCTCGAGCTTTACCATCCCCTCGTCGCTCTGCGCGCGTTTCAGTGTTCAGGGGCGCTACGGCGAGGTGCCGAACCTGATCCGCCATATCTACCACACCTGGCTTCCCGGCAGCGGCTACGAGGCGAAGACGCTGCCGCCCTACGTCATCTACCACAAGAACCACTTCCTCAGCAGCGACGAACGCTTCGACCTCGACTTTTACCTCCCCGTCACCGTCGTCTAG
- a CDS encoding PLP-dependent aminotransferase family protein, with product MKRQFIREILDVITKDSISFAGGLPDAELFPVEAFRRAADTAIADPSSLQYSRSQGYGPLRDKIARRYSDIGFETHAEEILITTGSQQAINLIAMGLLKNGVTVELPAYLGALSAFRLAGVAVDGIALEEDGIGMEHFARSIAYSKAAYLIPDFQNPTGISYSAEKRRAIAELMQQEGALLIEDAAYSELFFDRRMPAISADMPHDSFHLGSFSKILAPGLRVGWIRASEANIRRIMAVKEALDLHTSTLDQRIIDAYWQNNGLEGHIETIRRSYEAKKCVMAETLRTLLPEFEFNEPRGGMFIYGKIPGIDTKALVGRCMERDVAFVPGSEFYPETGALDEIRFNFTHTDFARMQRGVTIIADCLREGSC from the coding sequence ATGAAACGCCAATTCATCCGGGAGATCCTGGATGTCATCACCAAGGATTCCATCTCATTCGCTGGAGGCCTTCCCGACGCCGAGCTCTTTCCGGTCGAAGCGTTCCGCCGGGCCGCCGATACGGCCATTGCGGATCCCTCGTCCCTTCAGTATTCCCGTTCCCAGGGGTACGGGCCCCTCAGAGACAAGATCGCCCGCCGTTACAGCGACATCGGCTTCGAAACGCATGCCGAAGAGATCCTTATCACCACCGGTTCCCAGCAGGCGATCAACCTGATCGCCATGGGGCTGCTTAAAAACGGCGTGACGGTCGAACTGCCTGCCTATCTCGGTGCCCTCAGCGCCTTCAGGCTTGCCGGTGTGGCCGTCGACGGCATTGCCCTCGAAGAGGACGGCATCGGTATGGAGCACTTTGCCCGCAGCATCGCTTATTCCAAGGCGGCCTATCTCATCCCCGACTTCCAGAACCCGACGGGCATAAGCTACAGTGCAGAAAAACGCCGTGCGATAGCCGAACTCATGCAGCAGGAGGGGGCACTTCTGATCGAAGATGCCGCCTACAGCGAGCTCTTCTTCGACCGCCGTATGCCCGCCATCAGCGCCGATATGCCGCACGATAGTTTCCATCTCGGCTCATTTTCAAAGATTCTCGCACCGGGATTGAGGGTTGGATGGATCCGCGCGAGCGAAGCGAACATTCGCCGTATCATGGCAGTCAAGGAGGCCCTCGACCTTCATACGTCGACGCTTGATCAACGCATTATCGATGCCTACTGGCAGAACAACGGCCTCGAAGGGCATATCGAAACCATACGCCGCAGTTACGAGGCCAAAAAGTGTGTGATGGCAGAGACCCTCCGCACCCTTCTACCCGAGTTTGAATTCAACGAACCGCGGGGCGGCATGTTTATCTACGGAAAGATACCGGGGATCGACACCAAGGCGCTGGTCGGACGCTGCATGGAGCGTGACGTCGCCTTTGTCCCCGGCAGCGAGTTCTACCCCGAGACTGGCGCCCTCGACGAAATACGCTTCAACTTCACCCACACCGACTTCGCCCGGATGCAAAGAGGCGTTACGATCATTGCCGACTGCCTTCGCGAAGGCAGCTGCTAA
- a CDS encoding FtsX-like permease family protein, whose translation MYSVILKLAWNNAFLRLRRTLLVIIMIAVSMSMMLSIEGIYDGMVINMVDKTIRSDSGDISIYNPKYRLNKLLQNSIKGADEIKAALETRQDVESVVTRFSVEGLSSTAHKSSFSSIIGIDLDDEERFGAFSDFLKEGEISFGKRGALIGSELAKTLKIRIGSKVVFTTQDSSGDINAIAVRIRGIVQTTNIVLDATALYIDNKRLHTFLGVGEDEATQIAIRTKSETLQQELQKRYKRLDVLSLMDLNPMLKMMEDMMVIFNSITFGIVMMVVFIGILGVMYVSILDRIREFGIMRGIGMPFRLIRLQILLEALFVGLLGYLTGAVLGVAALLYLQYFGLDMSAWADGLESFGYESIIYAHMQISYFTNTFLAIIAASLLSVLLPLRKIKTLNPIEVIKAET comes from the coding sequence ATGTATAGTGTTATCCTCAAACTGGCATGGAACAACGCGTTTTTACGACTCCGGCGTACGCTGCTGGTCATCATCATGATCGCGGTGAGCATGAGCATGATGCTCAGCATAGAGGGGATCTACGACGGCATGGTCATCAACATGGTGGACAAGACCATACGCAGTGACAGCGGTGATATCAGCATCTATAACCCGAAGTACCGCCTCAACAAACTCCTGCAAAACAGCATCAAAGGTGCCGACGAGATCAAAGCCGCACTTGAGACCCGTCAGGATGTCGAATCGGTCGTCACGCGTTTCAGTGTCGAGGGGCTCAGCTCAACGGCGCACAAATCGTCCTTTTCCAGCATCATCGGTATCGACCTGGACGATGAGGAACGTTTCGGCGCCTTCAGCGACTTTTTAAAAGAGGGCGAGATCAGTTTCGGCAAACGCGGGGCGCTTATCGGCAGCGAACTGGCAAAGACCCTGAAGATACGCATCGGCTCAAAAGTGGTCTTCACGACGCAGGACAGCAGCGGCGACATCAACGCTATCGCCGTGAGGATCAGAGGCATCGTGCAGACGACCAATATCGTGCTTGATGCAACGGCGCTCTATATCGACAACAAGCGGCTGCACACCTTTTTGGGCGTCGGTGAAGACGAAGCGACACAGATCGCGATACGGACAAAATCAGAGACGCTTCAGCAGGAGCTGCAGAAGAGATACAAGAGGCTCGACGTGCTGAGTCTGATGGATCTCAACCCGATGCTCAAGATGATGGAAGATATGATGGTCATCTTTAACTCCATCACCTTCGGTATCGTGATGATGGTGGTCTTCATCGGGATACTGGGTGTAATGTATGTCTCGATCCTCGACCGTATCCGGGAGTTCGGCATCATGCGCGGTATCGGCATGCCGTTCAGGCTGATCCGCCTGCAGATACTGCTCGAAGCCCTCTTCGTCGGGCTGCTGGGGTATCTGACCGGTGCGGTGCTGGGGGTGGCGGCACTGCTCTATCTCCAATACTTCGGCCTCGACATGAGCGCCTGGGCAGACGGGTTGGAGAGTTTCGGGTATGAATCGATCATCTACGCACACATGCAGATCAGCTATTTTACGAACACCTTCCTGGCGATCATCGCGGCATCGCTTCTGAGCGTCCTGTTGCCGCTCAGAAAGATCAAAACACTCAACCCTATCGAGGTCATAAAGGCAGAGACATGA
- a CDS encoding alpha/beta fold hydrolase has product MTINNHTVGYRDIGEVNAPAIIMIHGFPFNKSMWNEQMEALREECRVVAYDVRGHGESDAGDEPFSIELFVQDLLALMDALKIRRAMLCGFSMGGYIALNAIVNYPDRFNALVLSDTHCMADTPESKENRLKAIESLRENGIEAYADGSIEKLFAPESLRTKREEIAAVKEMILSTPERTVVKTLHALRERGETCSRLPEISVPVLILVGEKDAITPPSAAELMHEKIESSRLCVIEHAGHLSCMENPAAFINELKRFVAAVY; this is encoded by the coding sequence ATGACAATAAACAATCATACGGTGGGTTACCGTGATATAGGCGAGGTTAACGCGCCGGCCATTATCATGATACACGGCTTCCCTTTCAACAAGTCCATGTGGAACGAACAGATGGAGGCGCTCAGAGAAGAGTGCCGTGTGGTCGCATACGATGTCCGGGGGCACGGCGAATCCGATGCCGGCGACGAGCCCTTCTCCATTGAGCTTTTCGTACAAGATCTGCTGGCGCTTATGGATGCTTTGAAGATCCGCAGGGCCATGCTCTGCGGTTTCTCCATGGGCGGCTACATCGCCCTGAACGCCATTGTGAACTATCCGGACCGTTTTAATGCACTCGTCTTGAGCGATACCCACTGCATGGCCGATACGCCCGAGAGTAAAGAGAACCGGCTAAAGGCGATCGAGAGCCTCCGGGAGAACGGCATAGAAGCCTATGCCGATGGGAGCATAGAGAAGCTTTTTGCACCGGAATCGTTACGGACAAAGAGAGAAGAGATCGCCGCCGTAAAAGAGATGATACTCAGCACCCCGGAACGGACGGTCGTCAAAACCCTGCACGCGCTTCGCGAACGCGGGGAGACATGCAGCAGACTGCCGGAGATCTCGGTGCCGGTACTTATTCTCGTAGGTGAAAAGGACGCCATCACGCCCCCTTCGGCAGCGGAGCTGATGCATGAAAAGATAGAGAGCTCCCGCCTCTGTGTCATAGAACACGCCGGCCACCTTAGCTGCATGGAGAACCCCGCCGCTTTCATCAATGAACTCAAGCGGTTCGTCGCGGCGGTCTACTAA
- a CDS encoding LrgB family protein, with the protein MMQSLLSTPLFGLLLTLLAGVLGLYIKAKMSWRLFNPMLFSMVLIISVLLLFNIPYADYRIGGDLIMKMLGPITVVLAVPLYQHHDKLRRHALAILLGVAIGSLSALVSVWLFAWMAGLDLTLMKSLLPRSITTPIGIAASEMLDGLVGLTVLSIVITGTFGAIVADWLFKVFKITDPIAKGVSLGTSAHAIGTGKAFEYGQLEGAMSGLSIAIAGVSTILWLLLFQLLGVI; encoded by the coding sequence ATGATGCAGAGTCTTCTGAGCACGCCGCTTTTCGGTCTGCTGCTGACGCTTCTTGCCGGTGTGCTTGGCCTCTATATCAAGGCGAAGATGTCATGGCGACTCTTCAACCCGATGCTTTTCAGTATGGTGCTCATCATTTCGGTGCTGCTCCTTTTCAACATCCCCTATGCCGATTACCGTATCGGCGGCGACCTCATTATGAAGATGCTCGGCCCCATCACGGTGGTCCTCGCCGTACCGCTCTATCAGCACCACGACAAACTGCGCCGCCACGCCCTTGCCATTTTGCTTGGCGTGGCGATCGGCTCGCTCTCCGCGCTGGTCTCGGTCTGGCTCTTCGCCTGGATGGCGGGGCTCGACCTGACCCTGATGAAATCTTTGCTGCCGCGCTCCATTACGACGCCGATCGGCATCGCCGCCTCCGAGATGCTCGATGGGCTGGTCGGCCTGACGGTCCTCTCCATCGTCATCACCGGCACCTTCGGCGCCATTGTCGCCGACTGGCTTTTCAAGGTCTTCAAAATCACCGACCCCATCGCCAAAGGGGTCTCCCTCGGTACAAGCGCCCACGCCATCGGCACGGGAAAGGCTTTTGAGTACGGTCAGCTGGAGGGGGCGATGAGTGGCCTCTCCATCGCCATCGCCGGGGTGAGCACGATACTGTGGCTGCTTCTGTTTCAGTTGTTAGGCGTCATCTAG